In Saccharicrinis fermentans DSM 9555 = JCM 21142, a genomic segment contains:
- a CDS encoding competence/damage-inducible protein A, with protein MKIEIVTIGDELLIGQVVDTNSAWMGKQLNEVGLELTRINSIGDDENEILNVLRETSKRADVVLITGGLGPTKDDITKTTMCKYFNSQLVFNEQVLEDVKHFLTGRVKDINDFNRQQAMVPGNCQVIRNPVGTAPIMWFEDAGTIFVSMPGVPSEMKHAMKTEILPRLVARCDTGVIVHRTVLIHNIPEAVLAEMLVDFERSIPDFVKLAYLPAPGRIRLRFTGRGSDKEKIEGAILLLIEQLKGIVGDAILGYDDVATVQLLASLFNKHKLTLSSAESCTGGNIAHQITMYPGSSSYFRGSVVAYHNDVKMGMLAVKEKSLKDFGAVSKEVVEQMAMGARYNLGTDYAVATSGIAGPDGGTPEKPVGTIWIAVAGPQRVVSQCYSFGYIRERNIMRTTEMALVMLKKMVEEDLS; from the coding sequence ATGAAAATAGAAATAGTTACAATAGGAGATGAGTTGCTCATCGGTCAAGTGGTGGATACTAACTCGGCATGGATGGGCAAACAACTAAATGAAGTGGGGCTTGAGTTGACTCGTATTAACTCTATTGGTGATGATGAGAATGAGATTTTAAATGTTTTACGAGAGACATCGAAAAGAGCAGATGTGGTGCTTATAACTGGTGGTTTGGGGCCAACAAAGGATGATATTACCAAAACGACCATGTGTAAATATTTCAATAGTCAATTGGTGTTTAATGAACAGGTGTTGGAAGATGTTAAGCACTTTTTGACAGGACGGGTAAAGGATATCAATGATTTTAATCGTCAGCAGGCTATGGTGCCCGGTAATTGTCAGGTAATTCGAAATCCCGTAGGGACGGCACCTATCATGTGGTTTGAGGATGCGGGTACTATTTTTGTGTCTATGCCGGGGGTTCCATCAGAAATGAAGCATGCGATGAAAACAGAAATATTACCCCGATTGGTTGCACGGTGTGATACGGGTGTTATTGTGCATCGTACAGTGCTTATTCATAATATTCCTGAGGCGGTATTGGCCGAGATGTTGGTGGATTTTGAGCGTAGTATTCCTGACTTTGTGAAACTGGCTTATTTGCCTGCTCCCGGTAGGATACGTCTTCGATTTACGGGTAGAGGAAGTGATAAGGAGAAAATAGAGGGAGCGATCCTTTTGCTTATTGAACAATTGAAAGGTATTGTTGGGGATGCCATTTTAGGTTATGATGATGTGGCAACGGTGCAGTTGTTGGCCTCTCTTTTTAATAAACATAAATTAACTTTGTCGTCGGCTGAAAGTTGTACGGGAGGAAATATTGCACATCAAATTACTATGTATCCTGGTAGTTCCAGTTATTTTAGAGGTAGCGTTGTTGCTTATCATAACGATGTAAAGATGGGCATGCTTGCTGTAAAAGAGAAATCATTAAAAGATTTTGGGGCTGTAAGTAAAGAAGTGGTAGAGCAAATGGCTATGGGAGCCAGGTATAATTTAGGAACAGACTATGCTGTAGCTACCTCGGGTATTGCAGGACCTGATGGAGGTACTCCAGAAAAGCCTGTGGGCACTATTTGGATAGCTGTGGCTGGTCCGCAAAGGGTGGTGAGTCAGTGTTATAGCTTTGGTTATATTCGGGAACGAAATATTATGCGCACAACAGAAATGGCCTTAGTAATGCTTAAAAAGATGGTGGAAGAGGATTTGAGCTGA